The following proteins are co-located in the Legionella busanensis genome:
- the feoB gene encoding Fe(2+) transporter permease subunit FeoB: MTHILLLGNPNCGKTTLFNALTSDNQKIGNWPGVTVEKKTGFFQFANQTIEITDLPGVYSLNSSYILSQDEKITAHSILTIPADIIINVIDACHLERHLYLTSQLLELGKPIIIALNMSDIAKQRGISIDTALLSKQLNCPIIAIQAHKKIGLTELQHAVAAKLVKPNNFNLTLPVDLQQRINKIKQNLISNYHLSANLAQYYTLRTLEGDQCLIETMLGAVNTEGFEKGPDDDIVIADARYQVIHQLVNLTQKKLSDTSEHFTAKIDRIILHRFFALPIFFAVMYSMFLFAINIGGALQDFFEMSSSALFVQGPEWLLLKLHSPQWLIALIAQGIGIGITTTVAFIPVIGAMFFFLALLETSGYMARAAFVVDKFMRMLGLPGKAFVPMIVGFGCNVPAIMAARTLDSDRERLLTIVMSPFMSCSARLAIYSVFVAAFFPRGGQNIVFCLYMTGIVLAVLTGFMLRKTILQGYSSPLILELPAYHRPTIKRLLKEMFSRLRYFIIRAGRLIIPVCIILSGLNALTINGGFSSDQANAQSILSLLGQWVTPLFSPMGIEPNNWPATVGLLTGMLAKEVVIGSLNSLYAQLAHLNSSAHLSLTFNLWQSLQEAFWSIPHNLSELGHAFVNPILASAPDNEVSQTVYGKMAQLFDGQAGAFAYLLFVLLYIPCVSTMAVIRQEANRKIMWFSVSWSLLIAYASAVIFYQAARFMEHPALSLFWIMLMLISIGLFIAKLYYQNFSSGNKYALTDS; this comes from the coding sequence ATGACACATATTTTATTATTAGGAAATCCCAATTGTGGTAAAACAACATTATTTAATGCGCTTACGAGTGATAATCAAAAGATTGGTAATTGGCCGGGGGTAACAGTAGAAAAAAAAACAGGATTTTTTCAATTTGCCAATCAAACAATAGAAATTACTGACTTACCAGGTGTGTATTCCCTAAACTCCTCCTATATCCTAAGTCAGGATGAAAAGATTACAGCCCATTCTATTCTCACAATCCCTGCCGATATTATTATTAATGTTATAGATGCTTGTCATTTAGAACGGCATCTTTATTTAACAAGCCAACTTCTTGAACTAGGTAAACCTATTATTATTGCACTTAATATGAGTGATATTGCTAAGCAAAGAGGTATTTCTATTGACACCGCGCTTTTGTCAAAGCAATTGAACTGCCCGATCATCGCTATTCAAGCTCACAAAAAAATAGGTCTTACTGAGTTACAACATGCGGTAGCCGCCAAACTAGTTAAACCCAACAACTTTAATCTGACCCTGCCTGTAGATTTGCAACAAAGAATCAATAAAATTAAGCAAAATCTTATCTCAAATTATCATTTATCTGCAAATTTAGCCCAATATTACACTTTGCGAACTTTAGAAGGTGATCAGTGTTTAATAGAAACTATGTTAGGCGCAGTGAATACAGAGGGGTTTGAGAAAGGTCCGGACGACGATATTGTCATCGCTGATGCACGTTATCAGGTAATTCATCAATTAGTTAATTTAACTCAGAAAAAACTTAGCGATACTAGCGAACATTTCACAGCAAAGATAGACCGTATCATATTGCATCGATTTTTTGCGTTGCCCATTTTTTTTGCTGTCATGTACTCAATGTTTTTATTTGCCATCAATATTGGCGGTGCTTTGCAAGACTTTTTTGAAATGAGTTCAAGTGCACTCTTTGTCCAAGGCCCTGAATGGTTATTATTAAAACTACATTCTCCCCAATGGTTAATTGCTTTAATTGCGCAGGGCATAGGAATTGGTATTACGACAACGGTTGCATTTATTCCAGTTATTGGCGCCATGTTTTTCTTTTTAGCATTACTAGAGACCTCTGGATATATGGCACGAGCTGCTTTTGTAGTTGATAAGTTCATGCGTATGCTTGGATTACCGGGAAAAGCATTCGTACCGATGATTGTTGGTTTTGGCTGTAATGTGCCTGCGATTATGGCGGCGCGCACGTTGGATTCAGACAGAGAACGCCTATTAACGATTGTTATGAGTCCTTTTATGTCTTGTAGTGCTCGTTTAGCAATCTATTCCGTATTTGTAGCAGCCTTTTTCCCGAGAGGAGGACAAAATATTGTCTTTTGCCTTTATATGACTGGGATTGTATTGGCTGTATTGACAGGTTTTATGTTACGTAAAACTATTTTACAAGGTTATTCATCGCCATTAATTCTTGAGTTACCTGCTTATCATAGGCCAACTATAAAGCGATTATTGAAAGAAATGTTTTCTCGACTACGTTATTTTATTATTCGTGCCGGTCGCTTAATTATTCCTGTTTGTATTATCTTAAGTGGGTTAAATGCACTAACAATAAACGGCGGTTTTAGTAGTGATCAAGCAAATGCTCAATCTATATTATCGTTATTAGGTCAATGGGTTACTCCGTTATTTTCACCAATGGGAATTGAGCCTAATAATTGGCCTGCAACAGTAGGTCTACTAACAGGTATGCTTGCAAAAGAAGTAGTTATTGGGTCTTTAAATTCACTCTATGCGCAATTAGCACATCTTAATAGTAGTGCTCATCTTTCTTTAACATTTAATTTATGGCAATCATTGCAAGAAGCTTTTTGGTCGATTCCCCATAATTTATCTGAATTAGGCCATGCTTTTGTCAATCCTATCTTGGCAAGTGCGCCTGACAATGAGGTATCACAAACAGTATATGGTAAAATGGCGCAGCTTTTTGATGGCCAAGCAGGCGCGTTTGCTTATTTACTCTTTGTACTACTTTATATTCCTTGTGTGTCTACAATGGCTGTAATTAGACAGGAAGCGAATCGAAAAATTATGTGGTTTTCCGTAAGTTGGTCATTACTCATTGCTTATGCTTCTGCAGTCATTTTCTATCAAGCGGCACGATTTATGGAACATCCAGCACTTTCTTTATTTTGGATTATGCTAATGTTAATAAGTATTGGACTATTTATAGCTAAACTTTATTATCAAAATTTTTCTTCAGGAAATAAGTATGCTCTTACAGATTCTTAA
- a CDS encoding FeoA family protein has protein sequence MKKIHINDLHKGDHVRLVNFGNTNLIYRKRLLSLGITRGVEIKVIRVAPLGCPLQIEIRGTSITLRKEEADELEWEPV, from the coding sequence ATGAAAAAAATTCATATTAATGATTTACATAAAGGTGACCATGTCCGGTTGGTAAATTTTGGTAATACTAATTTAATTTACCGTAAGCGCTTATTATCTTTAGGTATAACGCGTGGTGTGGAAATAAAAGTAATAAGAGTTGCACCGCTAGGTTGCCCTTTGCAAATAGAAATACGGGGAACATCAATTACTTTACGTAAAGAAGAAGCTGATGAACTAGAGTGGGAACCTGTATGA